A stretch of Mastacembelus armatus chromosome 1, fMasArm1.2, whole genome shotgun sequence DNA encodes these proteins:
- the ubn2a gene encoding ubinuclein-2a isoform X4 — MAEPRKVQFVTLSAFAAGAAAESRKRRLEDEADFNFDRAGEVETATGAGGAASNGRLGKASDRDEAGAEKRATVRLNLPLSEPDDRSSAEFNYGELIQNLQAKSNHPGLASAHNPDDPFNDEERERLQVEALAKKFENKYGNTGKKKRKDRMQDLIDIGFGYDETDPFIDNSEAYDELVPASLTTKLGGFYINTGTLQFRAASDSEGEEEKKLSDNREQVIKKRKKKDVNNAEEKNPKKSRVPKQGVTPLNLHRPEKKKRKKLMKDSLYLAAMLRRFTREKEEIKKRNPSIGKPGLAAGVANKPHSANSGNHLLASNSTHLQGNTANSDLSLADITSDPAVMSLLGSANERELQDLLGDLDFSLLDTDQQHAMATARENGILGVGVPTLKAAASGGGGQGRSQGSSSGLFPPPLLPDGLPAPLIKRIEDLRAASRQFDQEGRKKFFTLDMNNILLDIELQVQEQPPEVRSEIYSHMEAFVPCNKEALLKRLKKLSLNIQTVFLSQDDRLRTPLLKLKLAVCSVMPEQIARYNMDCMAKVAKQQSEEGEKNGSEEEDEEKPGKRVIGPRKKFIWDDKLRNLLCSLVQVKLSCYEMESQCSLSVEDYLKAFLENEVKPLWPKGWMQARILFKESLAVHSHLTGNLVKRRMVPGPKAKAKEGLWIHKAPLTVSSTPSLPTSTSVLTSSRQPPGSSLPSEPICLSDSLDEDLTAPSLDSISHALALLSNASKGLGPSDSPLSPPPLQIPTSSPPPITPHYPSASQISASAASTTQQHLVSKVDPTPLAAASAGNPPTTITTLPTSSSTSTSLSPAVSSMVRVQAAGLSLASRTADGPYGLIKGSGLVGQIQNQRLVTMASTNHRPSSVMAVTGKINPHPSPSPPKQRPPPTASPLLPPHQKGFVSPAGMLGNMGAPQGLAKSSVKASSNGSTVSSSIAPSSSPSSQSRSNSTSHPSLQSFCTPSPVASSPTPTSHAHSSQGKSHTHHHHQPNFITPMQATLTKSSHSNNSSPIIKLTPRPPAPTPPPSSSPSPASSPSHPLPHQMIPSQQQQHQYSPKTPKTFRAPFSVSGSGQVKQTQGSCSFAGGQKPQSNTSNSSINSSSNNSKGAASNVCSHPDKTPPSSSPSVSASHGQRQRVGGGVNQGSKAGNGWTASGTLATSSTTSHLSQVSTAGTPLLGSPSTLPLGFGMLGGLVPVSLPFQFPPLLNFSPPGAPGAAGMGSAPSSNSGYPLAQSDLMDANQSQGGDVKRKSH; from the exons ATGGCCGAACCGAGAAAAGTGCAGTTTGTCACCCTCTCGGCCTTCGCAGCTGGAGCAGCCGCGGAGTCCAGGAAACGCCGGCTAGAGGATGAGGCTGACTTCAACTTCGACAGAGCCGGGGAAGTCGAGACGGCGACCGGGGCAGGAGGTGCCGCCAGCAACGGTCGTCTCGGCAAAGCCAGCGACAGGGACGAGGCTGGAGCCGAGAAGAGGGCTACGGTGCGGCTCAACCTGCCTCTGTCCGAGCCCGACGACCGCTCCTCCGCCGAGTTTAATTACGGCGAACTCATCCAAAACCTCCAG GCAAAGAGTAATCATCCAGGTCTGGCTTCAGCCCACAATCCTGATGACCCCTTCAACGATGAGGAGAGAGAGCGGCTACAGGTTGAGGCCCTGGcaaaaaagtttgaaaataaatat GGTAATacagggaagaagaagaggaaggacagAATGCAAGACTTGATTGATATAGGCTTTGGCTACGATGAGACAGACCCCTTTATCGACAACTCAGAAGCT TACGATGAGCTGGTGCCTGCCTCTCTGACCACAAAGCTGGGGGGATTTTACATCAACACTGGCACGCTGCAGTTTAGAGCGGCCTCTGACTccgagggagaggaggaaaag AAGCTGAGTGACAACAGGGAGCAGGTGAttaagaagaggaaaaagaaggacGTGAACAATGCGGAAGAGAAGAATCCGAAGAAGAGCAGAGTACCTAAACAAGG AGTGACACCTCTCAACCTCCACcggccagagaagaagaagaggaagaagctgaTGAAGGACTCGCTGTACCTGGCAGCCATGCTCCGCCGCTTCACCCGGGAGAAGGAGGAGATCAAGAAAAGAAACCCCAGTATCGGAAAGCCAGGCTTGGCAGCGGGTGTGGCTAACAAGCCCCACTCTGCCAACTCTGGTAACCACCTGTTAGCCTCTAACTCCACCCACCTGCAGGGCAACACAGCCAACAGTGACCTCTCACTGGCAGACATCACCTCGGATCCAGCTGTGATGTCACTGCTGGGTTCGGCCAATGAGAGGGAGCTGCAGGATCTCCTAGGTGACCTGGACTTCAGCTTGTTGGACACTGACCAGCAGCACGCCATGGCGACGGCCAGAGAGAATGGTATTCTGGGAGTTGGCGTTCCGACTCTTAAAGCAGCAGCGTCAGGAGGAGGTGGCCAAGGGCGAAGCCAGGGGTCTTCCAGCGGGCTGTTTCCTCCACCCCTGCTGCCTGATGGACTGCCTGCTCCTCTTATTAAACGCATCGAGGACCTGCGGGCG GCCTCGCGGCAGTTTGATCAGGAGGGCAGGAAGAAATTTTTCACCCTGGACATGAATAACATTCTCCTGGA TATTGAGCTGCAGGTCCAGGAGCAGCCTCCTGAGGTGCGCTCAGAGATTTATTCGCACATGGAGGCATTTGTGCCATGCAACAAAGAAGCCCTCCTCAAACGGCTGAAGAAGCTCAGCCTCAACATCCAG ACTGTCTTCCTCTCTCAGGATGACCGGCTACGGACACCACTGTTGAAGCTGAAGCTGGCGGTGTGCAGTGTGATGCCAGAGCAGATAGCCAGATATAACATGGACTGCATGGCCAAAGTTGCAAA gcAACAGTCAGAGGAGGGCGAGAAGAATGGctctgaggaggaggatgaggagaaacCTGGGAAAAGGGTGATTGGCCCGCGGAAGAAGTTCATCTGGGACGACAAGCTCAG gaacCTGCTGTGCAGCTTGGTGCAAGTGAAGCTGAGCTGCTATGAGATGGAGAGCCAGTGCTCTCTGTCTGTGGAGGACTACCTCAAGGCCTTCTTAGAGAACGAGGTCAAACCACTATGGCCCAAGGGCTGGATGCAGGccag AATTCTGTTCAAGGAGAGTCTCGCTGTTCACAGTCACCTCACTGGAAACTT AGTCAAGAGGAGAATGGTACCTGGGCCCAAGGCCAAAGCCAAG GAGGGTCTGTGGATCCACAAAGCACCTCTCACCGTGTCCTCCACACCATCTCTGCCCACCTCCACATCCGTTCTAACCTCCAGTCGCCAGCCGCCTGGCTCCTCTTTGCCGTCAGAGCCCATCTGTCTGTCAGACTCTCTAGATGAGGATCTGActgctccctctctggactcCATCTCCCACGCTCTGGCCCTCCTCAGCAATGCATCCAAGGGCCTGGGACCATCAGACAGCCCTTTGTCACCCCCACCCCTACAGATCCctacctcctctcctccccccatCACCCCTCACTACCCCTCAGCCTCTCAGATCTCTGCCTCAGCCGCATCCACAACGCAGCAACACTTGGTGTCTAAGGTGGATCCGACGCCGCTGGCAGCTGCGTCTGCTGGGAACCCGCCAACGACGATAACAACACTACCAACCTCCTCTTCTACCTCCACTTCCTTATCTCCGGCTGTGTCCTCCATGGTTCGTGTGCAGGCAGCAGGCCTGTCACTGGCCTCCAGGACTGCAGATGGTCCCTATGGCCTGATCAAAGGATCTGGCCTTGTGGGCCAAATCCAGAATCAGAGACTTGTTACCATGGCATCAACCAATCACAGGCCAAGCTCAGTGATGGCCGTGACTGGCAAGATAAATCCACACCCCTCCCCTTCGCCTCCAAAGCAGCGGCCTCCTCCCACTGCTTCCCCTCTGCTGCCTCCGCATCAGAAGGGCTTTGTTAGTCCTGCGGGGATGCTGGGAAATATGGGAGCCCCTCAAGGATTGGCCAAAAGCAGTGTCAAAGCCAGCAGCAACGGCAGCACTGTGAGCAGCAGCATTGCAccttcttcctccccctcctcccagTCCCGATCCAACTCTACCTCCCACCCCAGCCTGCAGTCCTTCTGCACTCCCTCCCCGGTGGCCTCCTCACCCACCCCCACATCCCATGCACACTCCTCTCAAGGcaaatctcacacacaccaccaccatcagCCCAACTTCATCACACCCATGCAGGCCACCCTCACCAAATCCTCCCACAGCAACAACTCCTCTCCCATCATCAAGCTCACCCCTCGGCCTCCTGCTCCCACTCCACCACCCTCGTCTTCTCCTTCTCCGGCATCCTCGCCATCACACCCACTCCCGCATCAGATGATCCCCAGCCAACAGCAACAACACCAGTATTCCCCCAAAACCCCCAAAACCTTTCGGGCCCCCTTCAGTGTGTCTGGCAGTGGGCAAGTGAAGCAGACGcagggcagctgcagcttcGCTGGAGGCCAGAAACCTCAGTCTAACACGAGCAACAGTAGCATCAACAGCAGCTCCAACAACAGCAAGGGAGCGGCATCAAATGTCTGCAGTCACCCAGACAAAACTCCCCCGTCGTCTTCACCTTCAGTCTCAGCCAGTCACGGGCAGAGGCAGAGGGTGGGGGGCGGGGTTAACCAGGGCTCAAAGGCAGGAAACGGCTGGACGGCTTCAGGAACTTTGGCCACGTCCTCCACAACATCACACCTCTCACAG GTATCAACAGCAGGCACTCCCCTCCTGGGAAGCCCCTCCACGCTGCCCCTGGGCTTCGGGATGCTGGGAGGCCTGGTGCCCGTATCATTGCCCTTCCAGTTCCCCCCGTTGCTCAACTTCAGCCCTCCTGGAGCTCCAGGGGCTGCTGGAATGGGCTCAGCCCCCAGCTCCAACTCAGGATACCCCTTAGCACAGAGCGACCTAATGG ATGCGAACCAAAGCCAGGGTGGAGACGTGAAGAGGAAGTCCCACTGA
- the ubn2a gene encoding ubinuclein-2a isoform X1, whose product MAEPRKVQFVTLSAFAAGAAAESRKRRLEDEADFNFDRAGEVETATGAGGAASNGRLGKASDRDEAGAEKRATVRLNLPLSEPDDRSSAEFNYGELIQNLQAKSNHPGLASAHNPDDPFNDEERERLQVEALAKKFENKYGNTGKKKRKDRMQDLIDIGFGYDETDPFIDNSEAYDELVPASLTTKLGGFYINTGTLQFRAASDSEGEEEKKLSDNREQVIKKRKKKDVNNAEEKNPKKSRVPKQGVTPLNLHRPEKKKRKKLMKDSLYLAAMLRRFTREKEEIKKRNPSIGKPGLAAGVANKPHSANSGNHLLASNSTHLQGNTANSDLSLADITSDPAVMSLLGSANERELQDLLGDLDFSLLDTDQQHAMATARENGILGVGVPTLKAAASGGGGQGRSQGSSSGLFPPPLLPDGLPAPLIKRIEDLRAASRQFDQEGRKKFFTLDMNNILLDIELQVQEQPPEVRSEIYSHMEAFVPCNKEALLKRLKKLSLNIQTVFLSQDDRLRTPLLKLKLAVCSVMPEQIARYNMDCMAKVAKQQSEEGEKNGSEEEDEEKPGKRVIGPRKKFIWDDKLRNLLCSLVQVKLSCYEMESQCSLSVEDYLKAFLENEVKPLWPKGWMQARILFKESLAVHSHLTGNLVKRRMVPGPKAKAKEGLWIHKAPLTVSSTPSLPTSTSVLTSSRQPPGSSLPSEPICLSDSLDEDLTAPSLDSISHALALLSNASKGLGPSDSPLSPPPLQIPTSSPPPITPHYPSASQISASAASTTQQHLVSKVDPTPLAAASAGNPPTTITTLPTSSSTSTSLSPAVSSMVRVQAAGLSLASRTADGPYGLIKGSGLVGQIQNQRLVTMASTNHRPSSVMAVTGKINPHPSPSPPKQRPPPTASPLLPPHQKGFVSPAGMLGNMGAPQGLAKSSVKASSNGSTVSSSIAPSSSPSSQSRSNSTSHPSLQSFCTPSPVASSPTPTSHAHSSQGKSHTHHHHQPNFITPMQATLTKSSHSNNSSPIIKLTPRPPAPTPPPSSSPSPASSPSHPLPHQMIPSQQQQHQYSPKTPKTFRAPFSVSGSGQVKQTQGSCSFAGGQKPQSNTSNSSINSSSNNSKGAASNVCSHPDKTPPSSSPSVSASHGQRQRVGGGVNQGSKAGNGWTASGTLATSSTTSHLSQVSTAGTPLLGSPSTLPLGFGMLGGLVPVSLPFQFPPLLNFSPPGAPGAAGMGSAPSSNSGYPLAQSDLMDLYKSLQSGSQAALPPHLQLAFSDANQSQGGDVKRKSH is encoded by the exons ATGGCCGAACCGAGAAAAGTGCAGTTTGTCACCCTCTCGGCCTTCGCAGCTGGAGCAGCCGCGGAGTCCAGGAAACGCCGGCTAGAGGATGAGGCTGACTTCAACTTCGACAGAGCCGGGGAAGTCGAGACGGCGACCGGGGCAGGAGGTGCCGCCAGCAACGGTCGTCTCGGCAAAGCCAGCGACAGGGACGAGGCTGGAGCCGAGAAGAGGGCTACGGTGCGGCTCAACCTGCCTCTGTCCGAGCCCGACGACCGCTCCTCCGCCGAGTTTAATTACGGCGAACTCATCCAAAACCTCCAG GCAAAGAGTAATCATCCAGGTCTGGCTTCAGCCCACAATCCTGATGACCCCTTCAACGATGAGGAGAGAGAGCGGCTACAGGTTGAGGCCCTGGcaaaaaagtttgaaaataaatat GGTAATacagggaagaagaagaggaaggacagAATGCAAGACTTGATTGATATAGGCTTTGGCTACGATGAGACAGACCCCTTTATCGACAACTCAGAAGCT TACGATGAGCTGGTGCCTGCCTCTCTGACCACAAAGCTGGGGGGATTTTACATCAACACTGGCACGCTGCAGTTTAGAGCGGCCTCTGACTccgagggagaggaggaaaag AAGCTGAGTGACAACAGGGAGCAGGTGAttaagaagaggaaaaagaaggacGTGAACAATGCGGAAGAGAAGAATCCGAAGAAGAGCAGAGTACCTAAACAAGG AGTGACACCTCTCAACCTCCACcggccagagaagaagaagaggaagaagctgaTGAAGGACTCGCTGTACCTGGCAGCCATGCTCCGCCGCTTCACCCGGGAGAAGGAGGAGATCAAGAAAAGAAACCCCAGTATCGGAAAGCCAGGCTTGGCAGCGGGTGTGGCTAACAAGCCCCACTCTGCCAACTCTGGTAACCACCTGTTAGCCTCTAACTCCACCCACCTGCAGGGCAACACAGCCAACAGTGACCTCTCACTGGCAGACATCACCTCGGATCCAGCTGTGATGTCACTGCTGGGTTCGGCCAATGAGAGGGAGCTGCAGGATCTCCTAGGTGACCTGGACTTCAGCTTGTTGGACACTGACCAGCAGCACGCCATGGCGACGGCCAGAGAGAATGGTATTCTGGGAGTTGGCGTTCCGACTCTTAAAGCAGCAGCGTCAGGAGGAGGTGGCCAAGGGCGAAGCCAGGGGTCTTCCAGCGGGCTGTTTCCTCCACCCCTGCTGCCTGATGGACTGCCTGCTCCTCTTATTAAACGCATCGAGGACCTGCGGGCG GCCTCGCGGCAGTTTGATCAGGAGGGCAGGAAGAAATTTTTCACCCTGGACATGAATAACATTCTCCTGGA TATTGAGCTGCAGGTCCAGGAGCAGCCTCCTGAGGTGCGCTCAGAGATTTATTCGCACATGGAGGCATTTGTGCCATGCAACAAAGAAGCCCTCCTCAAACGGCTGAAGAAGCTCAGCCTCAACATCCAG ACTGTCTTCCTCTCTCAGGATGACCGGCTACGGACACCACTGTTGAAGCTGAAGCTGGCGGTGTGCAGTGTGATGCCAGAGCAGATAGCCAGATATAACATGGACTGCATGGCCAAAGTTGCAAA gcAACAGTCAGAGGAGGGCGAGAAGAATGGctctgaggaggaggatgaggagaaacCTGGGAAAAGGGTGATTGGCCCGCGGAAGAAGTTCATCTGGGACGACAAGCTCAG gaacCTGCTGTGCAGCTTGGTGCAAGTGAAGCTGAGCTGCTATGAGATGGAGAGCCAGTGCTCTCTGTCTGTGGAGGACTACCTCAAGGCCTTCTTAGAGAACGAGGTCAAACCACTATGGCCCAAGGGCTGGATGCAGGccag AATTCTGTTCAAGGAGAGTCTCGCTGTTCACAGTCACCTCACTGGAAACTT AGTCAAGAGGAGAATGGTACCTGGGCCCAAGGCCAAAGCCAAG GAGGGTCTGTGGATCCACAAAGCACCTCTCACCGTGTCCTCCACACCATCTCTGCCCACCTCCACATCCGTTCTAACCTCCAGTCGCCAGCCGCCTGGCTCCTCTTTGCCGTCAGAGCCCATCTGTCTGTCAGACTCTCTAGATGAGGATCTGActgctccctctctggactcCATCTCCCACGCTCTGGCCCTCCTCAGCAATGCATCCAAGGGCCTGGGACCATCAGACAGCCCTTTGTCACCCCCACCCCTACAGATCCctacctcctctcctccccccatCACCCCTCACTACCCCTCAGCCTCTCAGATCTCTGCCTCAGCCGCATCCACAACGCAGCAACACTTGGTGTCTAAGGTGGATCCGACGCCGCTGGCAGCTGCGTCTGCTGGGAACCCGCCAACGACGATAACAACACTACCAACCTCCTCTTCTACCTCCACTTCCTTATCTCCGGCTGTGTCCTCCATGGTTCGTGTGCAGGCAGCAGGCCTGTCACTGGCCTCCAGGACTGCAGATGGTCCCTATGGCCTGATCAAAGGATCTGGCCTTGTGGGCCAAATCCAGAATCAGAGACTTGTTACCATGGCATCAACCAATCACAGGCCAAGCTCAGTGATGGCCGTGACTGGCAAGATAAATCCACACCCCTCCCCTTCGCCTCCAAAGCAGCGGCCTCCTCCCACTGCTTCCCCTCTGCTGCCTCCGCATCAGAAGGGCTTTGTTAGTCCTGCGGGGATGCTGGGAAATATGGGAGCCCCTCAAGGATTGGCCAAAAGCAGTGTCAAAGCCAGCAGCAACGGCAGCACTGTGAGCAGCAGCATTGCAccttcttcctccccctcctcccagTCCCGATCCAACTCTACCTCCCACCCCAGCCTGCAGTCCTTCTGCACTCCCTCCCCGGTGGCCTCCTCACCCACCCCCACATCCCATGCACACTCCTCTCAAGGcaaatctcacacacaccaccaccatcagCCCAACTTCATCACACCCATGCAGGCCACCCTCACCAAATCCTCCCACAGCAACAACTCCTCTCCCATCATCAAGCTCACCCCTCGGCCTCCTGCTCCCACTCCACCACCCTCGTCTTCTCCTTCTCCGGCATCCTCGCCATCACACCCACTCCCGCATCAGATGATCCCCAGCCAACAGCAACAACACCAGTATTCCCCCAAAACCCCCAAAACCTTTCGGGCCCCCTTCAGTGTGTCTGGCAGTGGGCAAGTGAAGCAGACGcagggcagctgcagcttcGCTGGAGGCCAGAAACCTCAGTCTAACACGAGCAACAGTAGCATCAACAGCAGCTCCAACAACAGCAAGGGAGCGGCATCAAATGTCTGCAGTCACCCAGACAAAACTCCCCCGTCGTCTTCACCTTCAGTCTCAGCCAGTCACGGGCAGAGGCAGAGGGTGGGGGGCGGGGTTAACCAGGGCTCAAAGGCAGGAAACGGCTGGACGGCTTCAGGAACTTTGGCCACGTCCTCCACAACATCACACCTCTCACAG GTATCAACAGCAGGCACTCCCCTCCTGGGAAGCCCCTCCACGCTGCCCCTGGGCTTCGGGATGCTGGGAGGCCTGGTGCCCGTATCATTGCCCTTCCAGTTCCCCCCGTTGCTCAACTTCAGCCCTCCTGGAGCTCCAGGGGCTGCTGGAATGGGCTCAGCCCCCAGCTCCAACTCAGGATACCCCTTAGCACAGAGCGACCTAATGG ATCTGTATAAGAGTCTCCAGTCAGGGTCGCAGGCTGCCCTACCTCCTCACTTGCAGCTTGCTTTCTCAG ATGCGAACCAAAGCCAGGGTGGAGACGTGAAGAGGAAGTCCCACTGA